One window from the genome of Diospyros lotus cultivar Yz01 chromosome 11, ASM1463336v1, whole genome shotgun sequence encodes:
- the LOC127813327 gene encoding RNA-binding protein involved in heterochromatin assembly dri1-like: MNRPGDWNCRACQHLNFQRRDSCQRCQEPRSGERGGDYGSFGGRGSSSFGFSTGPDVRPGDWYCSAGNCGAHNFASRSSCFKCGAFKEDSSGSFDADTSRGRGFGFGGGGSRSSWKSGDWICTKSGCNEHNFASRMECFRCNAPRDSGSKSSY; the protein is encoded by the exons ATGAACAGGCCAGGAGACTGGAATTGCAGGGCATGCCAGCACCTGAACTTCCAGAGGAGAGACTCTTGCCAAAGGTGTCAGGAGCCGAGATCCGGGGAGAGAGGCGGCGACTACGGAAGCTTCGGCGGGCGTGGCAGCTCGTCGTTCGGCTTCAGCACCGGCCCCGACGTGAGGCCCGGCGACTGGTACTGCTCCGCTGGTAACTGCGGCGCCCATAACTTCGCCAGCCGCTCCAGCTGCTTCAAGTGCGGCGCTTTCAAGGAAGACTCTTCCGGCAGCTTTGACGCTGACACGTCCCGCGGCAGAGGCTTCGGTttcggcggcggcggcagcCGCTCTAGTTGGAAGTCCGGCGATTGGATTTGCACCAA GTCAGGATGCAACGAGCACAACTTTGCTAGCAGGATGGAGTGTTTCAGATGCAATGCGCCCAGAGACTCTGGCAGCAAGTCCTCTTACTAA
- the LOC127813322 gene encoding uncharacterized protein LOC127813322 has product MMTLYLPKCLRRKQNIVINVRVVLYHCSVGGYEEPLHSELYETAFPKLTKLAHLLRNVDLIDGSFVNINDQSVAVDDYLQQSMHTFKSLGRIFLGSPMARQRLKSREGVPPHCFGKPSERESMTLDSLTKVSNFLNISAQQRKAVRLAICPQVTQHQIWTGALEEILAGLRSEIEVLNRYSPTKGTRMGQQIVASCLKFLDAANSFDPESTSWMRLAPTKVGDSPASHKWGDVLEMFNDLINCLRSEKELLFHFPKLEVMKEGLLQIKDVLIDKNIGYKETRRQGSLVQKKLTKTLGHSSRCLFTLLMYYLHGSVRDIQVEVCGGMYESGGKDKFCLCMGKILITNEEKMVRSGMKQLDRALGLFKFVWETAGVKASLELQGHLWCVGAEEKSLSYRGNRFFIHAISL; this is encoded by the coding sequence ATGATGACCCTCTATTTGCCAAAATGTCTTAGAAGAAAGCAAAATATAGTTATCAATGTGAGGGTGGTTCTGTATCATTGCTCGGTCGGTGGCTATGAAGAGCCATTACACTCTGAATTGTATGAGACGGCATTTCCAAAGTTAACAAAATTGGCCCACTTGTTGAGAAACGTGGATTTGATAGATGGAAGCTTTGTTAATATCAATGACCAATCTGTAGCTGTTGATGACTATCTTCAGCAAAGTATGCATACCTTTAAGTCACTGGGCAGGATCTTTCTCGGGTCTCCCATGGCGCGGCAGAGATTAAAGAGCCGGGAGGGTGTACCCCCTCACTGTTTCGGTAAACCAAGTGAAAGAGAGTCTATGACTCTGGATTCCCTTACCAAAGTGTCCAATTTCTTGAACATTTCTGCTCAGCAAAGGAAGGCTGTGCGTTTGGCTATATGCCCACAGGTCACACAGCACCAAATATGGACAGGAGCACTTGAGGAGATTCTGGCAGGATTGAGATCAGAGATTGAAGTTCTGAATCGTTATTCTCCAACTAAAGGGACACGGATGGGACAGCAAATTGTTGCTAGTTGTTTGAAGTTCTTGGATGCTGCTAATTCTTTTGATCCCGAGTCTACTTCGTGGATGCGCCTTGCACCTACAAAAGTTGGTGATTCACCCGCTTCACATAAGTGGGGAGATGTTCTTGAGATGTTCAATGACCTTATCAACTGCTTGAGAAGTGAGAAGGAATtactttttcattttccaaagCTTGAGGTCATGAAGGAAGGGCTTCTTCAGATTAAGGATGTGTTGATAGATAAGAATATTGGATACAAGGAGACCCGGCGCCAAGGAAGTTTAGTGCAGAAGAAGCTAACAAAGACATTAGGTCACTCATCTCGATGCTTGTTTACACTTCTAATGTACTATCTCCATGGCAGTGTTAGAGATATCCAAGTGGAAGTCTGTGGGGGGATGTATGAAAGTGGTGGTAAGGACAAGTTCTGCTTGTGCATGGGAAAGATTTTGATAACGAATGAGGAGAAGATGGTTCGAAGTGGGATGAAGCAACTTGACAGGGCTCTTGGGTTATTCAAGTTTGTTTGGGAAACAGCAGGGGTGAAAGCAAGTTTGGAACTGCAAGGCCATTTGTGGTGCGTTGGGGCAGAGGAGAAATCACTTTCATACAGAGGAAATAGGTTCTTCATCCATGCAATTAGCCTCTGA
- the LOC127813663 gene encoding protein OVEREXPRESSOR OF CATIONIC PEROXIDASE 3 isoform X1 codes for MASSSFHSFATFRQLSVPYGQRPLVPYIRPIPILRRRSSPRRPVVAFSRRRTNRPVTSSKNSKSKQQLPHKDVTEEEDLDEDVFEALFSQLEEDLKNDDPSLGDGDGEISEEDLAKLERELEEALGDDELVGAFISPEDDEFNDQDEEGDDEEKLPKLKTWQLRRLAYALKNGRRKTSIKNLAADVCLDRAVVLQLLRDPPPNLLLMSAALPDKLSSVITEAESKSLEAVPSETLADEAQPEAVVKGPVHVMQSSWSARKRLKKVQVETLERVYCRTKRPTNAMISSIVHVTNLPRARVLKWFEDKRAEDGVPSHRIPYQRLY; via the exons ATGGCTTCGTCTTCTTTTCACTCTTTCGCTACTTTCCGACAGTTATCAGTTCCCTATGGGCAACGGCCCTTGGTGCCCTACATCAGACCGATTCCAATTCTGCGCCGTCGCTCCTCGCCTCGCCGCCCTGTCGTCGCCTTCTCTCGCCGCCGGACCAATAGACCGGTCACTTCTTCGAAGAATAGCAAGAGCAAG CAACAATTGCCTCATAAGGATGTCACTGAGGAGGAGGATCTAGATGAAGATGTTTTTGAGGCACTCTTTAGCCAGCTGGAAGAAGATCTTAAAAATGATGATCCATCACttggtgatggtgatggtgaaATAAGTGAGGAGGACCTTGCAAAGCTTGAGCGAGAGTTAGAGGAGGCACTGGGGGATGACGAACTAGTGGGGGCATTTATTTCACCTGAGGATGATGAGTTCAATGATCAAGATGAAGAAGGTGATGATGAAGAAAAATTACCCAAGCTTAAAACTTGGCAACTTAGAAGATTGGCTTATGCTTTGAAGAATGGTCGGCGCAAAACTAGT ATCAAAAATCTTGCTGCTGATGTATGTTTAGATCGAGCTGTTGTCCTCCAATTACTTCGGGATCCCCCTCCAAATCTTTTATTGATGAGTGCTGCTTTACCTGATAAACTCAGCTCAGTAATCACAGAGGCAGAAAGTAAATCTCTGGAAGCAGTACCTTCTGAAACATTAGCAGATGAGGCACAACCTGAAGCTGTGGTGAAAGGGCCAGTTCATGTGATGCAAAGCAGTTGGTCTGCTCGGAAGAGACTGAAGAAAGTGCAAGTTGAAACCTTAGAAAGAGTTTATTGTCGAACAAAGCGCCCCACT AATGCAATGATTAGTAGCATTGTGCATGTGACAAATCTGCCTCGTGCTAGAGTTTTGAAATGGTTTGAAGACAAACGTGCTGAAGATGGGGTTCCTAGCCATCGCATCCCATACCAACG actatatTGA
- the LOC127813663 gene encoding protein OVEREXPRESSOR OF CATIONIC PEROXIDASE 3 isoform X2, whose protein sequence is MASSSFHSFATFRQLSVPYGQRPLVPYIRPIPILRRRSSPRRPVVAFSRRRTNRPVTSSKNSKSKQQLPHKDVTEEEDLDEDVFEALFSQLEEDLKNDDPSLGDGDGEISEEDLAKLERELEEALGDDELVGAFISPEDDEFNDQDEEGDDEEKLPKLKTWQLRRLAYALKNGRRKTSIKNLAADVCLDRAVVLQLLRDPPPNLLLMSAALPDKLSSVITEAESKSLEAVPSETLADEAQPEAVVKGPVHVMQSSWSARKRLKKVQVETLERVYCRTKRPTNAMISSIVHVTNLPRARVLKWFEDKRAEDGVPSHRIPYQRT, encoded by the exons ATGGCTTCGTCTTCTTTTCACTCTTTCGCTACTTTCCGACAGTTATCAGTTCCCTATGGGCAACGGCCCTTGGTGCCCTACATCAGACCGATTCCAATTCTGCGCCGTCGCTCCTCGCCTCGCCGCCCTGTCGTCGCCTTCTCTCGCCGCCGGACCAATAGACCGGTCACTTCTTCGAAGAATAGCAAGAGCAAG CAACAATTGCCTCATAAGGATGTCACTGAGGAGGAGGATCTAGATGAAGATGTTTTTGAGGCACTCTTTAGCCAGCTGGAAGAAGATCTTAAAAATGATGATCCATCACttggtgatggtgatggtgaaATAAGTGAGGAGGACCTTGCAAAGCTTGAGCGAGAGTTAGAGGAGGCACTGGGGGATGACGAACTAGTGGGGGCATTTATTTCACCTGAGGATGATGAGTTCAATGATCAAGATGAAGAAGGTGATGATGAAGAAAAATTACCCAAGCTTAAAACTTGGCAACTTAGAAGATTGGCTTATGCTTTGAAGAATGGTCGGCGCAAAACTAGT ATCAAAAATCTTGCTGCTGATGTATGTTTAGATCGAGCTGTTGTCCTCCAATTACTTCGGGATCCCCCTCCAAATCTTTTATTGATGAGTGCTGCTTTACCTGATAAACTCAGCTCAGTAATCACAGAGGCAGAAAGTAAATCTCTGGAAGCAGTACCTTCTGAAACATTAGCAGATGAGGCACAACCTGAAGCTGTGGTGAAAGGGCCAGTTCATGTGATGCAAAGCAGTTGGTCTGCTCGGAAGAGACTGAAGAAAGTGCAAGTTGAAACCTTAGAAAGAGTTTATTGTCGAACAAAGCGCCCCACT AATGCAATGATTAGTAGCATTGTGCATGTGACAAATCTGCCTCGTGCTAGAGTTTTGAAATGGTTTGAAGACAAACGTGCTGAAGATGGGGTTCCTAGCCATCGCATCCCATACCAACG CACTTGA
- the LOC127812835 gene encoding uncharacterized protein At1g15400-like: MATLQRSSRSFRREGSSGLVWDDKLLLENMSQTPQMRMELRHCQSTCSHGALAPMDQLELRRGGGSPSNFPRSLSTPVADSRSPKATVGLGFPRANGKPPIHKKFKFKNKT; the protein is encoded by the coding sequence ATGGCCACCTTGCAGAGGTCTTCAAGGTCCTTCAGAAGGGAAGGCTCATCAGGTCTGGTGTGGGATGACAAGCTGTTGTTGGAGAACATGAGCCAGACTCCACAGATGAGGATGGAGCTGCGCCACTGCCAAAGCACCTGCAGCCATGGAGCCCTAGCCCCAATGGACCAGCTCGAGCTCCGCCGCGGCGGCGGCTCGCCTTCGAACTTCCCGCGCAGTCTGTCGACGCCAGTCGCGGATTCCCGGTCCCCGAAGGCGACGGTCGGGCTTGGATTCCCACGCGCGAATGGGAAGCCTCCGATCCATAAGAAATTCAAGTTCAAGAATAAGACCTGA